Proteins from a genomic interval of Rubinisphaera italica:
- a CDS encoding ABC transporter ATP-binding protein, producing the protein MYQLQSVTQTYERRGNVVTALDTCNLEIPDNDFIAIVGPSGSGKTTLLSILGGMMAPTSGSVSLDGQSLYEMSIDERTKLRGEKVGFVFQSFNLVTWMSACENVQVPLMLSRKPATEQRAHALELLDRVGLSDRADHLPSELSQGQQQRVALARTLANDPQVILADEPTGNLDSQTRQQVMNYLAEFHNDGRTIIMVTHDADTAAFAKRTIRLVEGVTHEVMAVEAA; encoded by the coding sequence ATGTATCAGCTTCAATCAGTCACGCAGACCTATGAACGTCGTGGCAATGTCGTCACCGCACTGGATACCTGCAATCTCGAAATCCCCGACAATGACTTTATCGCTATCGTCGGTCCCAGCGGCAGCGGCAAAACAACGTTGCTCTCAATCCTTGGCGGAATGATGGCTCCGACTTCCGGCAGTGTCTCGCTTGACGGCCAATCGTTGTACGAAATGTCAATTGACGAGCGAACGAAGCTGCGGGGCGAAAAGGTTGGTTTCGTCTTCCAGTCCTTCAATCTGGTAACGTGGATGTCTGCATGCGAAAACGTCCAGGTTCCTCTGATGCTCTCCAGGAAACCTGCAACCGAACAGCGTGCTCACGCGCTCGAACTACTCGACCGCGTCGGACTTTCGGATCGAGCCGACCATCTGCCGTCGGAACTGAGCCAAGGTCAACAGCAGCGAGTCGCACTGGCTCGTACGCTGGCCAACGATCCGCAAGTGATCCTTGCCGATGAACCGACAGGAAACCTCGATTCGCAGACGCGTCAACAAGTGATGAACTATCTGGCCGAATTCCACAACGACGGGCGAACGATCATCATGGTGACGCACGATGCAGATACCGCCGCGTTTGCAAAGCGAACCATCCGGCTCGTTGAAGGCGTCACCCACGAAGTCATGGCTGTAGAGGCTGCATGA
- a CDS encoding cation diffusion facilitator family transporter, producing the protein MPQTRKEHSNHDHSGHSHGASRSGELEGVSDSRLLWAVILNQILTVGQVVAGIFSGSVALLSDAAHNFNDANALLIAYIARRISKKDANERYTFGYRRAEMIGALINLTLLAVIGLYLVYEGIMRFMEPQEIIGWLMAATALLALVIDVATALLLWAMSRGSLNVRAAFIHNIVDALGSVAVLLGAGAIIWFDWTWVDPVITLLIASYVLWQVFKMLPQATRVLMEGTPVDLDMKELVKKIEQIDGVSGTHHVHVWELDEQHRALEAHVIIQKGNPDVLESIKRKIKHSLSDEFQIQHSTLEFEYEGVGEDCDDQQVIADH; encoded by the coding sequence ATGCCACAGACACGAAAAGAACATTCCAATCATGACCATTCTGGCCATTCTCACGGCGCCAGCCGAAGTGGAGAATTGGAAGGGGTCAGCGATTCTCGTTTGCTGTGGGCCGTGATTCTGAATCAGATTCTCACGGTCGGACAGGTGGTTGCCGGAATCTTTTCCGGCAGCGTGGCTCTACTTTCTGATGCGGCTCACAATTTCAATGATGCCAATGCACTGCTGATCGCTTACATCGCTCGTCGAATCTCCAAAAAAGATGCGAATGAACGATATACGTTCGGGTACCGCCGAGCGGAAATGATTGGCGCGTTGATCAACCTCACATTGCTGGCGGTCATCGGATTGTACTTGGTTTATGAAGGCATCATGCGCTTCATGGAGCCGCAGGAGATCATCGGATGGCTGATGGCCGCCACGGCGTTGTTGGCATTGGTCATCGACGTTGCTACAGCATTGCTGTTATGGGCGATGAGTCGCGGGTCATTAAACGTTCGTGCGGCATTCATCCACAATATTGTCGATGCACTCGGAAGTGTTGCCGTACTGCTGGGAGCCGGAGCAATCATCTGGTTCGACTGGACGTGGGTCGATCCAGTGATCACTTTGCTAATTGCCAGCTACGTGCTGTGGCAGGTCTTCAAAATGCTTCCACAGGCCACGCGTGTGTTGATGGAAGGAACTCCCGTCGATCTTGATATGAAAGAACTGGTCAAAAAAATAGAGCAAATTGACGGAGTCAGCGGGACGCACCATGTTCATGTCTGGGAACTGGATGAGCAGCATCGAGCGTTGGAGGCTCATGTTATTATACAGAAAGGGAATCCGGATGTACTTGAATCGATCAAGCGGAAAATCAAGCATTCTCTTTCGGATGAATTTCAAATCCAGCACTCAACACTGGAATTCGAGTACGAGGGAGTCGGTGAAGACTGTGATGACCAGCAAGTCATCGCCGACCATTAG
- a CDS encoding AAA family ATPase: MATAQQIKSLLASYSEADGEMFVSVALQIAAHEARAGKGKLASDIKRLVDDIKTKQKQAKVGGSVPISRPVGELAALLSATYPRTKLSEMVLAPEQYESLKLVLHEYRQQAKLREHGLSARRKLLLVGPPGVGKTMTSWALAGELKLPHFTVQLHSLITKYMGETAAKLFAIFESMRHTRGVYLFDEFDAIGSMREGSNDVGEIRRVLNSFLQFLEQDESDSLIIAATNLEAILDDALFRRFDDVIRYQLPGEDERLTLIENRLSSFKLRKENIKQMALVADGLSHAELCRACDQSAKLAVLADRRNIEPGELEKAIQTFRERKQTVR, from the coding sequence ATGGCAACCGCACAACAAATCAAATCATTGCTGGCAAGTTACAGCGAAGCGGACGGCGAAATGTTCGTTTCTGTCGCTCTGCAAATTGCTGCGCATGAAGCACGCGCTGGAAAGGGAAAGCTGGCCTCGGATATCAAGCGGCTCGTTGATGACATCAAGACGAAGCAGAAGCAAGCAAAGGTCGGTGGCTCTGTTCCCATCAGTCGTCCAGTTGGTGAGTTGGCCGCGTTGTTGTCGGCGACATATCCAAGAACGAAGCTGTCCGAGATGGTTCTTGCCCCTGAGCAATACGAATCGTTGAAGCTGGTTTTGCACGAATATCGTCAGCAGGCGAAGTTGCGGGAGCACGGACTGTCCGCTCGGCGTAAATTGTTGCTCGTTGGGCCGCCCGGTGTTGGGAAAACGATGACATCGTGGGCTCTCGCAGGTGAACTCAAACTACCACACTTTACAGTGCAACTTCATTCGCTGATTACGAAATACATGGGCGAAACTGCGGCCAAGCTGTTCGCAATCTTCGAGTCAATGCGACACACGCGCGGAGTCTATCTGTTCGATGAGTTCGACGCGATTGGTTCTATGCGCGAGGGCAGTAATGACGTTGGTGAGATTCGACGCGTGCTCAACTCGTTCCTTCAATTCTTGGAGCAGGATGAATCGGATAGTCTGATCATTGCAGCGACTAATCTTGAAGCGATTCTGGACGACGCACTATTCCGTCGTTTCGATGATGTGATCCGATACCAATTACCGGGCGAGGACGAGAGACTCACTTTGATTGAGAATCGACTCTCTTCATTCAAACTGCGCAAAGAAAACATTAAGCAAATGGCGTTGGTTGCAGACGGATTAAGTCACGCAGAATTATGTCGTGCGTGCGATCAGTCAGCAAAGTTGGCAGTTCTTGCCGACCGACGAAACATAGAACCTGGCGAACTTGAAAAAGCGATACAGACGTTTCGCGAGAGAAAACAAACAGTTAGGTAG
- a CDS encoding DUF1330 domain-containing protein translates to MATQRSILVLIASSLLACLADQRANGQPPNDAHFRSRLNSLESNPDDHPVFLLRLLKFKGDTDIEAFQKYLNVSVARIRELGGVVIFYGKAKPIEYDFSGSKKVFGFRPCPWDRILIERYRSRKDVLRLAKSEDYRTATKALQDIVEKTVVYALNGSPWSGGKKRSPADTMTGPPEPPSPNEAVYMLNLLKFKPGGEKIYLEKYAKVVAPLIKGTHNGKVICHFKPEQVLVGDEGYDRVILVMYPSAKAFTDMLQSDVYQEVSGHRADAISLGHLYGFSNEAAELKKLEQKR, encoded by the coding sequence ATGGCAACTCAGCGCAGCATACTCGTCTTGATCGCCAGCAGTCTCCTCGCGTGTTTGGCCGATCAAAGGGCGAACGGGCAACCTCCAAACGATGCTCATTTTCGCAGTCGGCTCAACTCTCTCGAATCCAATCCAGACGACCACCCAGTCTTTCTACTAAGGCTGCTCAAATTCAAGGGTGATACGGACATTGAGGCTTTTCAGAAGTACCTCAACGTTTCGGTTGCCCGAATCCGCGAATTGGGCGGGGTGGTCATCTTTTACGGAAAAGCGAAGCCAATCGAGTACGACTTCAGCGGCTCAAAAAAAGTGTTTGGGTTTCGTCCATGTCCTTGGGATCGCATTTTGATTGAGCGATACCGCTCGCGTAAGGATGTTCTTAGACTTGCCAAGTCAGAGGACTATCGCACGGCGACAAAGGCCCTCCAAGACATTGTTGAGAAGACTGTCGTCTACGCGCTCAACGGGTCGCCGTGGTCGGGAGGAAAGAAACGTAGTCCCGCCGATACCATGACAGGCCCGCCCGAGCCTCCTAGTCCGAATGAGGCGGTCTATATGCTGAACCTTTTGAAGTTCAAACCCGGCGGCGAAAAAATCTACCTTGAAAAATACGCCAAAGTCGTCGCGCCCCTCATCAAGGGCACACACAACGGCAAAGTCATTTGCCACTTCAAACCCGAACAAGTACTCGTCGGTGACGAAGGATACGATCGAGTAATCCTCGTGATGTATCCGTCCGCCAAGGCATTTACGGACATGCTTCAGAGCGATGTGTATCAGGAGGTCTCTGGACATCGAGCTGATGCGATCAGCCTCGGTCATTTGTACGGGTTTTCTAATGAGGCTGCAGAACTGAAAAAACTGGAGCAGAAACGATGA
- a CDS encoding ABC transporter permease, with translation MKLQTMIWKELWQRPTPMLTSLLAVTLGVTAMVAIQNITVFSERKIAGDMESLGANVLVLPPTVSLQDYYSADMHGQTMPEEYVSRLALARMPGVENLAPKLCVESNVDSIPVTVTGILPQSEFQAKAAWQGLGLISPVGTDRGCCATKANVEAGANDPNSLAANRTIQELGDRDVILGQDLAAQLRAKVGDKLLVLDESFTVLTVLPSTGTIDDSRMFAHLHSVQDLSGAGPVVNVIEIMACCEDAAGSLITNLSAELPDTRIITIAQVVETQVAVNGLMSRLSWVFLSILLLVGGASIASVMYANVTERRKEIGTLMALGASRSFVTRMFLGKATLLGLAGGFGGFVIGTVVASILGPQLLGISVQPLPELLAVGMVAATVVAVAASFLPARRAAGLDPCLVFNDA, from the coding sequence ATGAAATTACAGACAATGATCTGGAAGGAACTCTGGCAACGACCAACACCGATGCTGACCAGTTTGCTGGCAGTCACCTTGGGTGTCACCGCAATGGTGGCGATTCAAAACATCACGGTTTTCTCGGAACGCAAGATCGCCGGTGATATGGAATCGCTCGGAGCGAACGTGCTGGTCTTGCCACCGACGGTCAGCTTGCAGGATTACTACTCCGCTGACATGCACGGCCAGACAATGCCCGAGGAATATGTGTCGCGTTTGGCATTGGCTCGGATGCCGGGCGTTGAAAATCTTGCTCCGAAACTGTGTGTTGAATCGAATGTTGACTCGATCCCGGTCACAGTGACCGGAATCCTGCCGCAATCCGAATTCCAGGCCAAAGCCGCTTGGCAGGGGCTGGGTTTGATTAGTCCCGTCGGGACCGACCGCGGCTGTTGTGCAACCAAGGCCAACGTAGAAGCAGGTGCCAATGACCCGAATTCGCTCGCCGCGAACCGAACCATTCAGGAACTCGGCGATCGTGATGTGATTCTTGGGCAAGATCTGGCGGCTCAATTGAGAGCAAAGGTTGGCGACAAACTGCTGGTTCTCGACGAATCGTTCACCGTCCTGACCGTACTGCCATCAACCGGAACAATCGACGACAGTCGGATGTTCGCTCACCTGCACAGCGTGCAGGATTTGTCCGGTGCCGGGCCTGTGGTTAACGTCATCGAAATCATGGCTTGCTGCGAAGATGCGGCCGGGAGTCTGATTACAAATCTTTCTGCTGAACTGCCCGACACCCGCATCATTACAATCGCTCAGGTGGTCGAGACACAAGTCGCTGTCAATGGGTTGATGTCGCGTCTGTCATGGGTCTTTCTTTCGATTCTTCTACTGGTCGGTGGAGCCAGCATCGCCAGCGTGATGTATGCAAACGTGACCGAACGCCGCAAAGAAATTGGTACGTTGATGGCTCTCGGTGCCAGTCGTAGCTTTGTGACTCGAATGTTTCTTGGCAAAGCGACGCTGCTCGGTTTGGCGGGTGGTTTCGGAGGCTTTGTGATTGGAACGGTCGTTGCATCCATTTTGGGACCACAACTGTTGGGCATCAGTGTTCAACCACTGCCGGAGCTTTTGGCCGTAGGTATGGTTGCCGCAACCGTGGTTGCTGTGGCAGCGAGCTTCCTGCCTGCAAGACGAGCAGCAGGACTCGACCCATGCCTCGTCTTCAATGACGCATGA
- a CDS encoding protein kinase domain-containing protein: MTDDEKDLIADLLVRWEEAFEQGKDIPAAELCTECPQLTQTVRSKIESLKTTAWTKRDPARPLTDHQPSKDISGIVLADRYRLDSLLGSGGYGQVYKGQDLKLQRPVAVKIGHHRTSCDLLLDEARRVARLKHPGIVAVHDCGEHDGRMFLVFELVEGQSLADLVRKRKLSIRESVELVATIAESLHYAHEKGCFHRDIKPENILIDVDGKPLIADFGVACTLDELEKGRALSSGTLAYMSPEQVSNETQLLDGRCDVHALGVVLFELLSGASPFPAKDKQELREQILFRQPKRLREVDPSLPETLDTICTKALSKHPGDRHQTALELANELRAWLSTSKPDRRRWLWAIFGLVAVVALVAGFILSTRQSDHELVRDGVLHFDGRTRIVTNVELTLPVTLEAWIKPDPYRDENCQFIIGSDIPGEYGLGIAICGSMLSLEYIEGMVNSTAAVPPNHWSHVAAVFSEDDTRLYLNGKLVETAPGSKPGGKTPFVIGNVGQDNLISFYRGQIRSVRVSTGERYTGEFEPGELEFDERLLLIVDDRVTIRDNQIVNAAGQVVGRIERY, translated from the coding sequence TTGACTGATGACGAGAAAGATTTGATTGCCGACCTGCTCGTGCGTTGGGAAGAAGCGTTCGAACAAGGTAAGGACATTCCAGCCGCAGAACTTTGCACTGAATGTCCCCAACTGACGCAAACAGTTCGCTCAAAGATCGAGAGCCTGAAGACAACGGCTTGGACGAAACGTGATCCTGCTCGTCCGTTGACTGACCATCAACCGTCCAAGGATATTTCTGGCATTGTGCTGGCAGACCGGTATCGACTCGATTCACTCTTGGGATCGGGCGGCTACGGGCAAGTTTACAAAGGACAAGATCTGAAGCTGCAACGACCGGTCGCCGTAAAAATCGGTCATCACCGCACATCATGTGATTTGCTACTCGATGAAGCTCGTCGAGTTGCTCGATTGAAACATCCCGGTATCGTGGCTGTCCACGACTGCGGAGAGCACGATGGTCGCATGTTTCTCGTGTTTGAATTGGTTGAAGGTCAAAGCCTTGCTGATCTCGTCCGCAAGCGGAAACTGTCGATTCGAGAGTCAGTCGAACTCGTCGCAACCATCGCTGAATCGCTTCACTACGCTCACGAGAAAGGTTGTTTTCATCGGGACATCAAACCAGAAAACATTCTGATCGATGTGGATGGCAAGCCGTTAATCGCTGATTTTGGAGTGGCTTGCACGTTGGACGAGTTGGAGAAAGGGCGAGCGTTGTCGTCGGGAACGCTTGCGTATATGTCACCAGAACAGGTCTCCAATGAAACGCAGCTTCTCGATGGTCGATGTGATGTTCACGCTCTTGGAGTCGTGCTATTTGAACTTCTGTCAGGTGCTTCACCGTTTCCAGCGAAAGACAAACAAGAACTACGAGAACAGATTCTCTTTCGCCAACCCAAGCGACTCAGGGAAGTTGATCCGTCGCTTCCTGAAACACTCGACACGATCTGTACGAAGGCATTGTCGAAGCATCCCGGTGATCGTCATCAAACGGCACTGGAACTGGCAAATGAACTACGAGCGTGGCTCAGTACATCGAAGCCAGATCGTCGAAGATGGCTATGGGCGATTTTCGGTCTCGTTGCGGTTGTCGCTCTGGTCGCAGGTTTCATTCTCTCCACTCGTCAATCTGACCACGAACTGGTCAGAGACGGCGTGCTCCACTTCGATGGTCGCACAAGGATCGTCACCAACGTCGAACTCACGCTACCAGTCACCCTTGAAGCATGGATCAAGCCTGATCCTTATCGAGACGAGAATTGCCAATTCATCATCGGTAGCGACATTCCCGGTGAATATGGTTTGGGTATCGCAATTTGCGGCTCGATGCTTTCGTTGGAGTACATCGAAGGGATGGTGAACTCGACTGCCGCCGTTCCACCAAATCACTGGTCGCATGTGGCTGCTGTTTTTTCCGAAGACGATACTCGGCTCTATTTGAACGGCAAACTTGTCGAAACAGCCCCCGGTTCGAAGCCGGGAGGCAAAACGCCTTTCGTCATCGGGAATGTCGGTCAGGACAACTTGATCAGCTTCTATCGAGGACAGATCCGGTCAGTGCGGGTTTCGACTGGCGAGCGGTACACAGGCGAGTTTGAGCCGGGGGAACTTGAGTTCGATGAAAGACTCTTACTCATCGTTGATGACCGTGTAACGATCCGAGACAATCAAATCGTAAACGCTGCCGGTCAGGTCGTCGGGCGGATTGAGCGATACTGA
- a CDS encoding efflux RND transporter permease subunit: MLNSIIRFALRQRLLVIAAALFLVGYGTWQTTQSQIDVFPDLNRPRVVIMTEAPGLAPEEVETLITFPIETTMNGANGVQAVRSSSGVGISVVYVEFDWGTDIYNDRQIVNERLQLVQERMPEGVSPTLAPISSIMGQILMLGMWSEDGETEPLELRTLGDWVVRQRLLTIPGVSQVFTMGGGRKQFQVLVDPDAMLRYGVSLHEVKQAVQNSNENATGGYLDEQGPNELLVRALGRVQSIEDLQKVVVTMREGRPIALAQIARVVEGPQVKRGDSAAFVRNEAGEFSGGPAVILTINKQPGADTRRVTDDVMAAIDDLRPSLPNDLRIEPLYTQKSFIDRAIENVVEALRDGGILVVIILFLFLMNFRTTLITLTAIPLSLVMTAIVFSFFDLSINTMTLGGLAVAIGELVDDAIVDVENIFRRLKENRGATNPKNPLLVVFQASVEIRNSIVFGTMIVILVFVPLFALSGMEGRLFAPLGVAYIVSILSSLLVSLTVTPVLSYWLLGRRKLVEHEKDGFILRGIKWAGDKVIRFSLLVPRFNLAVTAVLVGLAALFVTRLDRDFLPPFNEGAVQLNVVLPPGTSLETSNEIGQRVEQRIQEIDDIVKFVRRTGRAELDEHAEGVNMSELILELDPESPRSREEQLEEIREAMADIPGIVTAVEQPIAHLISHMLSGVKAQIGIKIYGDDLDTLRRKAEEMKAAMQAVPGVKDLLVEPQVTIPQLRIELDRDQLLLYGLTPVEVNEFIETAMNGQVVSEVLIGQRTFDLLIRLDENYRENMQSLRRLTIDMEDGGKLPLEAVAKIYESGGPNTVNRENVRRRIVLQCNVSDRGVVDVVQDIQKRVRPVVESLPPGYFVEYSGQFESQQSASRIIGALFAVSMIGVFLVLFTMFRSVNLSLQVMMALPMAFIGSVVALVITGQTLTVAAMVGFISLAGIATRNGILLLNHYLHLVKYEGESWTKEMIVRAGLERLAPVLMTALTTGIGLVPLVLAAGEPGKEILYPVATVILGGLISSTLLDFFVHPALFWLIGLKEAERVVNESHTDVALVVEADEEHFAHKTNPSSSGTTETTEPVTAPAAQ, translated from the coding sequence ATGTTAAATTCAATTATTCGATTCGCTCTCCGACAGCGACTGCTGGTCATCGCTGCGGCTTTGTTCCTCGTGGGATACGGCACATGGCAGACGACGCAGTCGCAAATCGATGTCTTTCCCGATTTGAACCGTCCGCGTGTGGTGATCATGACGGAAGCGCCTGGACTTGCTCCTGAAGAAGTCGAAACGCTGATCACTTTTCCTATCGAAACAACGATGAACGGCGCGAACGGTGTGCAAGCTGTTCGCAGTTCGTCTGGCGTCGGCATTTCCGTGGTCTACGTTGAGTTCGATTGGGGGACAGACATTTACAACGATCGTCAAATCGTTAACGAACGTCTGCAACTTGTGCAGGAACGCATGCCGGAAGGCGTTAGCCCGACGTTGGCTCCGATTTCATCCATCATGGGCCAGATTTTGATGCTGGGTATGTGGAGTGAGGACGGCGAAACCGAACCTCTCGAACTGCGAACGCTTGGAGACTGGGTTGTACGGCAGCGACTGCTAACAATTCCCGGCGTTTCGCAAGTCTTCACGATGGGCGGCGGCCGCAAGCAATTTCAGGTGTTGGTTGATCCCGATGCGATGCTGCGTTACGGCGTCTCGCTACATGAAGTCAAACAGGCCGTTCAAAACAGCAACGAGAACGCGACGGGGGGCTATCTCGATGAACAGGGACCGAATGAACTACTGGTTCGGGCATTAGGTCGCGTGCAGTCGATTGAAGACTTGCAGAAAGTTGTCGTCACGATGCGTGAAGGCAGGCCCATTGCGCTCGCACAAATTGCTCGTGTTGTCGAAGGACCGCAGGTCAAACGTGGTGACAGCGCCGCCTTTGTTCGCAATGAAGCAGGCGAATTCTCAGGCGGCCCGGCGGTCATCCTCACGATTAACAAACAACCTGGAGCCGACACGCGACGAGTAACGGATGATGTGATGGCCGCAATCGACGATCTACGACCTTCGCTGCCGAATGACCTACGAATCGAGCCTCTTTATACACAGAAGTCGTTCATTGACCGAGCCATTGAAAACGTCGTGGAAGCGCTACGCGATGGCGGAATTCTGGTCGTCATCATTCTGTTCCTGTTCCTGATGAATTTTCGCACGACGCTCATCACGTTGACGGCGATCCCATTGTCCTTGGTGATGACCGCAATCGTGTTTTCATTTTTCGATCTCTCAATCAACACGATGACGCTGGGGGGTCTTGCTGTCGCCATTGGCGAATTGGTGGACGATGCGATCGTAGATGTGGAGAACATCTTCCGGCGATTGAAGGAGAATCGTGGTGCGACCAATCCTAAGAACCCGCTACTGGTTGTCTTTCAAGCCAGCGTTGAAATTCGCAACTCCATCGTGTTTGGCACGATGATCGTCATTTTGGTCTTCGTCCCACTGTTTGCATTGTCGGGAATGGAAGGCCGCTTGTTCGCCCCGCTCGGTGTGGCCTACATCGTTTCGATTCTGTCCTCACTGCTTGTTTCACTCACGGTGACTCCGGTGCTTTCGTACTGGTTACTCGGTCGCCGCAAACTGGTGGAACACGAGAAAGATGGCTTCATTCTGCGAGGGATCAAGTGGGCTGGTGACAAAGTGATTCGCTTCAGTTTGCTCGTCCCGCGATTCAATCTGGCCGTGACCGCTGTCTTGGTTGGGTTGGCGGCGTTGTTCGTGACGCGACTGGATCGTGACTTTCTACCGCCATTCAACGAGGGTGCCGTCCAACTGAATGTCGTGCTGCCGCCGGGAACGTCACTCGAAACATCGAACGAGATTGGCCAACGCGTTGAGCAGCGGATTCAGGAGATTGATGACATCGTCAAGTTTGTTCGCCGAACCGGTCGAGCTGAACTCGATGAACATGCTGAAGGTGTGAATATGAGTGAATTGATTCTGGAACTCGATCCGGAGTCACCACGATCGCGTGAGGAACAACTGGAAGAAATTCGCGAGGCGATGGCCGACATTCCCGGGATTGTCACTGCTGTGGAGCAGCCGATCGCTCATTTGATTTCGCACATGCTGTCCGGCGTGAAAGCGCAAATTGGCATCAAGATTTATGGCGATGACTTGGATACGCTACGACGTAAAGCAGAAGAAATGAAAGCCGCGATGCAGGCCGTGCCAGGAGTTAAGGACTTGCTTGTCGAGCCGCAGGTCACGATTCCTCAACTCCGCATCGAGTTGGACCGCGATCAGTTGCTGCTTTATGGGCTGACGCCCGTGGAAGTCAATGAATTCATTGAAACGGCAATGAACGGGCAGGTCGTTTCGGAAGTTCTTATTGGCCAGCGAACATTCGACTTGCTGATTCGGTTGGACGAAAATTACCGCGAGAACATGCAATCGCTTCGGCGATTGACAATCGACATGGAAGATGGAGGCAAACTCCCTTTAGAGGCGGTTGCCAAGATTTACGAATCAGGTGGTCCCAACACGGTCAATCGTGAAAATGTGAGACGTCGAATTGTGCTGCAATGCAATGTCTCGGATCGCGGTGTGGTTGATGTCGTGCAGGACATTCAAAAGCGAGTTCGTCCGGTCGTTGAATCGTTGCCCCCCGGATACTTCGTTGAATACAGCGGTCAGTTCGAAAGCCAACAATCGGCATCGCGAATTATTGGGGCTTTATTCGCTGTGTCGATGATCGGCGTGTTTCTTGTTTTGTTCACAATGTTCCGTTCGGTCAATCTCTCTTTGCAAGTGATGATGGCTCTGCCGATGGCCTTCATCGGCTCTGTTGTTGCACTGGTGATTACCGGGCAGACACTGACCGTAGCAGCGATGGTCGGCTTTATCTCGCTGGCTGGCATCGCGACTCGCAACGGAATTCTGCTGCTCAATCACTACCTGCATCTGGTCAAGTACGAAGGCGAAAGCTGGACGAAAGAAATGATCGTCCGTGCTGGACTGGAACGCTTGGCTCCTGTGTTGATGACGGCACTGACAACCGGCATCGGGCTGGTCCCACTTGTTCTGGCGGCGGGTGAGCCGGGGAAAGAAATTCTTTATCCCGTGGCTACTGTGATCCTGGGAGGATTGATCAGTTCCACACTACTCGACTTCTTCGTTCACCCGGCCCTGTTCTGGTTGATCGGCCTGAAGGAAGCCGAACGAGTTGTTAATGAATCTCATACAGATGTTGCCCTCGTTGTGGAAGCTGACGAGGAGCATTTCGCTCATAAAACCAATCCTTCTTCGTCCGGGACGACGGAGACCACTGAACCCGTGACCGCTCCTGCTGCCCAGTGA
- a CDS encoding RNA polymerase sigma factor produces the protein MGLTTDLQNELQRLSEGCPESRRTIVELCCQRLRTMARRMLKSYGHVQRWSDTDDVLQASLLRLHRALASVQPESVRKFYGLAATQIRRELIDLARSYYGPQGIGTKHDSDGGNASERCEDPFEPESVAAWTDFHEAVEALPEAEKEVVSLLWYDGLTQSDAARVLGISLATLKRRWVSARLLLKDQLAGGLDLD, from the coding sequence TTGGGACTTACGACTGACCTACAGAACGAATTGCAGCGGCTCAGCGAGGGGTGTCCCGAATCCCGACGCACCATCGTTGAGTTGTGCTGTCAACGACTTCGGACGATGGCGAGGCGAATGCTCAAGAGTTACGGACATGTGCAGCGTTGGTCCGACACCGACGATGTATTGCAGGCGAGTCTGTTGCGACTACACCGTGCCTTAGCTTCAGTTCAGCCGGAATCCGTGCGGAAGTTCTACGGTTTGGCGGCGACCCAGATACGACGTGAACTGATCGATCTGGCACGAAGCTACTACGGACCGCAGGGCATCGGAACAAAGCACGACAGCGACGGCGGCAACGCATCTGAGCGATGTGAAGATCCGTTCGAACCAGAATCGGTTGCTGCTTGGACGGATTTTCACGAAGCGGTTGAAGCACTGCCGGAAGCGGAGAAAGAAGTCGTCAGTTTGTTGTGGTACGACGGACTCACCCAATCCGACGCCGCCCGTGTCCTTGGCATCTCTCTTGCCACGCTGAAACGTCGTTGGGTGTCGGCTCGTCTCCTCCTCAAAGACCAACTCGCAGGAGGACTCGATCTTGACTGA